The Klebsiella sp. RHBSTW-00484 genome includes a window with the following:
- a CDS encoding DUF1116 domain-containing protein: protein MTTLFQQPLSVINLGLESFADNLREAGGEVLHLQWQPVAQGDEQAGWTLATLLADERIKAANEQALQRYLDAQPVLVDVARACEAISGLNGVRKILHAGPPIAWSDMCGPMQGAIAGAIVFEGWASSTEEAMQMAATGKVDLEPCHHHHATGPMAGIISPSMPVWIVENRTHGNRAFCNFNEGLGKVLRFGANNEDVLSRLSWMGNVLAPALKQALALSGEIELKPLIAQALHMGDECHNRNAAASGLSFKRLAPHLARIQHGPEALEFIAANDHFFLNLSMAACKSMLDAACDVPHSSLVTVMARNGVNFGIRLSGTGDRWFQAPANPVDGLFFPGYGIDDAAADLGDSAITETAGIGGFAMAASPAIVKFVGGTPADAVRHSLTMQEITLATHPAFTLPALNFAGSGCGIDARYVVDRNILPVINTGIAHKRAGVGQIGAGITTAPLACFTAALRALAEGADHEKN from the coding sequence ATGACGACCTTATTTCAACAACCGCTTTCGGTTATCAATCTCGGACTGGAAAGTTTTGCTGATAATCTGCGCGAAGCCGGTGGCGAAGTGCTTCATCTGCAATGGCAACCCGTGGCGCAGGGTGATGAACAGGCTGGCTGGACGCTGGCGACCCTGCTGGCCGACGAGCGTATAAAAGCCGCTAACGAACAGGCGCTACAGCGCTATCTGGATGCCCAGCCGGTACTGGTCGATGTCGCCAGGGCCTGCGAGGCGATCTCCGGCCTGAACGGCGTACGTAAAATTCTTCATGCCGGGCCACCGATCGCCTGGAGCGATATGTGCGGCCCGATGCAGGGCGCGATTGCTGGTGCGATTGTTTTTGAAGGCTGGGCCAGCAGCACGGAAGAAGCAATGCAAATGGCGGCGACAGGTAAGGTCGATCTCGAACCGTGCCATCATCACCACGCCACCGGGCCGATGGCAGGGATTATCAGTCCTTCCATGCCGGTGTGGATTGTAGAAAACCGCACTCACGGCAATCGCGCGTTTTGTAACTTCAACGAGGGGCTCGGCAAAGTTCTGCGCTTCGGAGCCAATAACGAGGATGTGCTGAGCCGCCTGAGCTGGATGGGGAACGTGCTGGCTCCCGCATTGAAGCAGGCGCTGGCGCTCAGCGGCGAAATCGAGCTCAAACCGCTGATTGCCCAGGCGCTGCATATGGGTGATGAGTGTCATAACCGCAACGCGGCAGCGAGCGGGCTGTCCTTTAAACGCCTGGCTCCGCATCTGGCGCGTATTCAACACGGCCCGGAAGCGCTGGAGTTTATCGCCGCCAACGACCATTTCTTCCTTAATCTTTCTATGGCAGCCTGTAAATCGATGCTGGATGCCGCCTGCGATGTCCCGCACAGCTCGCTGGTTACGGTAATGGCGCGCAACGGCGTTAACTTCGGCATTCGCCTCTCCGGTACCGGTGACCGTTGGTTCCAGGCCCCGGCTAACCCCGTCGATGGCCTGTTCTTCCCGGGCTACGGTATCGACGATGCGGCAGCCGATTTAGGCGACTCGGCAATTACCGAAACCGCCGGGATCGGCGGATTTGCCATGGCGGCCTCCCCGGCTATCGTTAAATTCGTCGGCGGCACGCCAGCCGATGCCGTCCGTCATAGCCTGACGATGCAGGAAATCACCCTCGCCACCCATCCGGCGTTCACGCTGCCCGCGCTGAACTTTGCCGGTAGCGGCTGCGGTATCGATGCCCGCTACGTGGTCGACCGCAATATTTTACCGGTCATCAACACCGGGATTGCGCATAAACGCGCGGGCGTAGGGCAGATCGGTGCAGGGATCACCACCGCACCGCTGGCCTGCTTTACCGCCGCGCTTCGCGCGCTGGCAGAAGGAGCTGACCATGAAAAAAACTAA
- the fdrA gene encoding acyl-CoA synthetase FdrA, which yields MTLHYQCFPNLYKDSVSLMQVSAKLNALEGVEQASVAMATAANIERMRDAGMPITLEARPNDLLIALLADDETAKQALTLAGELLSPPAATENTEGTTRHPATSIAAGVGVSAQANLALISVPGSYAAAEALKALSAGLHVMLFSDNVPECQEAAIKQYARERNLLVMGPDCGTAIINGMPLGFANVVRRGAIGLVAASGTGLQEVSCRIHHLGEGVSQAIGTGGRDLHEEIGGLSMLQGIAMLADDPETQLIALISKPPSPAIMEKVLESARQCGKPVVAHFLGTSDAALLTYGIIPAHSLQHAADIAVATLRGETAAASHSLPEALRQQAMQSIREMTAEQTDIRGVFAGGTFCYEAQLALQAAGLSCESNAPVTGARALQDKHHGHGHSLVDMGDDEFTQGRPHPMIDPELRNARLLSEAQDPRTAVLLFDIVLGYGASIEPCSALLPIIEEIQRIEAAEQRHIVLLAHVCGTDADPQDRAQQITLLQSAGVLVADSNIEAARLAAFIAQQRK from the coding sequence ATGACTCTGCATTACCAATGCTTCCCTAACCTGTATAAAGACTCCGTTTCACTGATGCAGGTTTCCGCAAAACTCAATGCCTTAGAGGGCGTTGAGCAAGCTTCTGTCGCCATGGCGACGGCGGCCAATATCGAACGCATGCGCGATGCGGGAATGCCCATTACGCTTGAAGCCCGACCTAACGATCTGCTTATTGCCCTGCTGGCCGATGACGAAACGGCAAAACAGGCGCTGACGCTGGCGGGTGAGTTACTGAGCCCTCCAGCCGCAACGGAAAACACCGAAGGTACAACCCGACACCCGGCCACCAGCATCGCCGCAGGTGTGGGGGTGTCGGCGCAGGCCAATCTGGCGCTGATTTCAGTTCCCGGCAGCTACGCCGCCGCCGAAGCGCTTAAAGCCCTGAGCGCCGGGCTGCACGTGATGCTCTTCAGCGATAACGTCCCGGAATGTCAGGAAGCGGCGATTAAGCAGTATGCCCGCGAGCGTAACCTGCTGGTGATGGGGCCGGACTGCGGTACCGCCATCATCAACGGAATGCCGCTGGGATTTGCCAACGTAGTCCGCCGCGGAGCAATTGGTCTGGTTGCCGCTTCCGGTACCGGCTTACAGGAAGTGAGCTGCCGCATTCACCACCTCGGTGAAGGTGTTTCGCAAGCCATCGGCACCGGCGGTCGCGATCTGCATGAAGAGATTGGTGGTCTGAGCATGCTGCAAGGGATCGCCATGCTGGCGGACGATCCCGAAACGCAGCTCATTGCGCTGATCTCCAAACCCCCGTCACCCGCCATCATGGAAAAAGTGCTGGAATCCGCCCGTCAGTGTGGCAAACCGGTTGTAGCCCATTTCCTCGGGACAAGCGATGCGGCGCTGCTGACGTATGGCATCATCCCAGCCCACAGTCTGCAGCATGCCGCGGATATCGCGGTCGCCACGCTGCGGGGAGAAACGGCCGCCGCCAGCCATTCCTTACCTGAAGCTTTACGGCAGCAAGCGATGCAATCGATTCGCGAGATGACCGCGGAACAAACCGACATTCGCGGCGTTTTCGCGGGCGGAACTTTCTGCTACGAAGCCCAGCTCGCGCTCCAGGCGGCAGGGCTATCCTGTGAATCCAATGCCCCAGTAACGGGCGCACGGGCGCTGCAGGATAAACATCATGGTCACGGCCACAGTCTGGTGGATATGGGCGATGATGAATTCACCCAGGGACGCCCGCATCCGATGATTGACCCGGAGCTGCGTAACGCGCGCCTGCTGTCGGAAGCGCAGGACCCGCGCACCGCCGTCCTGCTGTTCGACATTGTGCTGGGCTATGGCGCCAGCATCGAGCCGTGCAGCGCCCTGCTGCCCATTATCGAAGAAATTCAGCGCATTGAAGCCGCCGAGCAGCGCCATATTGTTTTGCTTGCCCACGTTTGCGGCACGGACGCCGATCCACAGGACAGAGCGCAGCAGATAACGCTGCTGCAAAGTGCTGGCGTCCTGGTGGCTGACAGCAATATCGAGGCCGCTCGCCTGGCGGCATTTATCGCGCAACAACGGAAATAA
- a CDS encoding cysteine hydrolase family protein: MRTIQAQPFDFTFDPASTALVIIDMQRDFVEPAGFGEVLGNDVSHLRRTIAPCRQLLEQARASGLFIIHTREGHRVDMADCPPAKKTRGGKTFIGESGPMGRILIRGEQGHDIIPELAPLPGEPIIDKPGKGAFYATDLGLILQTRGIKSLIICGVTTEVCVQTTAREANDRGYELVIPEDCCASYFPEFHRAALDMMKAQGAIVGWVSDSASIIGALQN, from the coding sequence ATGCGTACTATTCAAGCTCAACCTTTTGATTTCACGTTTGATCCTGCCAGCACTGCGCTGGTCATCATCGATATGCAGCGCGACTTTGTCGAACCCGCCGGTTTTGGCGAGGTGCTGGGTAATGACGTCTCGCATCTGCGCCGGACTATCGCGCCATGCCGTCAACTACTGGAACAAGCCCGAGCCTCAGGGTTATTTATTATTCATACCCGCGAAGGCCATCGCGTGGATATGGCGGACTGTCCCCCGGCCAAAAAAACACGCGGCGGGAAAACATTTATCGGCGAATCCGGCCCGATGGGGCGCATTTTAATTCGCGGCGAACAAGGGCACGACATCATCCCGGAGCTCGCACCACTCCCCGGTGAACCGATTATCGATAAACCCGGCAAGGGAGCATTTTACGCCACCGACCTGGGGCTGATTCTGCAAACTCGCGGCATTAAATCGCTGATCATCTGCGGCGTGACCACGGAAGTGTGCGTGCAAACCACGGCCAGAGAAGCCAACGACAGAGGCTACGAGCTGGTCATCCCGGAAGACTGCTGCGCCTCCTACTTTCCAGAATTCCACCGCGCCGCGCTCGACATGATGAAAGCCCAGGGCGCCATCGTCGGCTGGGTCAGCGATTCAGCCAGCATTATCGGCGCGCTGCAAAACTAA